The Paenibacillus beijingensis nucleotide sequence GGTCGGTTATTTGGCGGACAACGGCGCAAGTGTGGCGAAGCCGGTGCCGTCGGATTTGGGCAGTTTGATCGAAGTGATGGAAGCGGACCGGGGCTACTTCACGTTAACCGGATTCGAACGGGCTCCCGGGGGCCATGCGGACGCCCGGCACGGCGAATGGGGAACGAAACTGTTCGAGGCTTGGGGGCAGCTGACGGCCGAAATGCATGCGCTTGCGAAAACCTACAACGTGACGCGCGGGATGCCGGTCAGGCCCGATCAGGACACGTTAGCCTTCGACACGGAAAGCTTTGCCTCTCCGGAGGAGTGGGGTGCGTGGCGCAAATATGCGGAGGTTTCGGAAGCGATAAGCGCGCTTCCCCGAGGGCGCGAAGGGTTCGGGCTGTGCCACCGGGATCTGCACCACGGCAACTTTTTCGTATCGGACGGACGGATTACGGCGTTTGATTTTGACGATTGCGGTTACGATTACTTTGTCCAGGACATCGCGATGGCGGTCTATTATGCGTCCGTTTTTCCGGTATGGAACGGTCCGCTGTACGATAACGACGAAATTTCGGCGTTTGCAAACCGGTTTCTCCAGCATTTCATGAAGGGGTACAACCGGGCGGGACGGCTTGGCGATGAGTGGCTGCGCGAGCTGCCTCTTTTCATCGAAAGACGGCGCAGCGACCTTTGTCTCATTCTGTTCAATGCGTGGAGCGCCGAATCGGCAAGCGATGCCCGGCGGAAGTGGCTTGTCCACAATCTTGCCGAAATCCGCAGCGGCGTTCCTTGCATGGCGCTTGATGTATAGCGGCGATTGGCGATTGGAGTGCCATGACTTCCGCGTGTGAGATAATCAGAACATGTCGATGAAGTTGCGGGCGCTTTTGGACAGGTAACGGTCTTTGAGCCATACGATCCCGACCTCGGACTGGAAGTCGGCATCGGCAAGGTTCAGCATTTTGATCGTAGGAATGGGAAAGGACGCCATAACCGATTTTGGAAAAAGGGTCGCGCCGATGCCCGCCGCCACAAGCGCGATAATGATGGCGACGCTGGAGCATTCGCATATAATATGCGGCCGCAGGCCGTGCTGACGGAACTGATTTG carries:
- a CDS encoding phosphotransferase enzyme family protein; the encoded protein is MDNWQTTFTKERLAAASQRFGINPETARRIGGFENILYGYRSKGRDLVLRVSHSSHRPADQILAELNWVGYLADNGASVAKPVPSDLGSLIEVMEADRGYFTLTGFERAPGGHADARHGEWGTKLFEAWGQLTAEMHALAKTYNVTRGMPVRPDQDTLAFDTESFASPEEWGAWRKYAEVSEAISALPRGREGFGLCHRDLHHGNFFVSDGRITAFDFDDCGYDYFVQDIAMAVYYASVFPVWNGPLYDNDEISAFANRFLQHFMKGYNRAGRLGDEWLRELPLFIERRRSDLCLILFNAWSAESASDARRKWLVHNLAEIRSGVPCMALDV